The window CCTGAATAAACCGGTTAATCAAAACTTTCCGTATTTCACTCTTGTTCTTGAAATGATAATAAATGACAGACTTGGTAATCCCCACCTCCCGGGCAATCTCGTCAATTCCGGTAGCATCAAAACCCTTATCTGCAAAAAGCCGTTCAGAAACAGAAAGAATACTTTTATAGGTTTCATTCTCTGATCCGGCAGAGATACGTGGGGACATAGGAACTCCTTCATAGGTAGACCGTTCATTCTATTTATAATTGCTTTCCTATTTATTGTCAAGATTTTTTTTCATCAACATAAATTAAATGACTGCCAAACGATAAAAGACCTGAAATCAAACAGATCCGGTGGATCCCTTAAAACCAATTCCATAGGAAGTACAGTTTCTCTGGGTCTATTCTTTCCTGCCATGATTTTCAAAAGATCATTGATGGTTTTCTGTGCTATGAAAGCATAATTATGACTGAAGTAGAGATGGTCGGGTAAAATTGAGCAAACATGGATATATCATCAAATACGGTAACAGATAGATATTCGGGCACTCTGACTTTTGCTTTAAATCCCCCTCTCAAAACTCCGATCGCAACAAAATCATTAATACTGAGGATACCGGAGGGACGCTCTTTCATACTGAGGATTTTATCGATCA of the Oceanispirochaeta sp. M1 genome contains:
- a CDS encoding substrate-binding domain-containing protein; this translates as MIDKILSMKERPSGILSINDFVAIGVLRGGFKAKVRVPEYLSVTVFDDISMFAQFYPTISTSVIIMLS